DNA sequence from the Nicotiana tomentosiformis chromosome 3, ASM39032v3, whole genome shotgun sequence genome:
TTTATCCGTGGTGAGATGTTTATAACCATATGGCTCCTTTCAAGATTACAAGTTTTAAACATCGTGCTCAGTCAAATATCATACAGAAAATGGGATATATTATGTAAGAAATTGATATGTAGGAGTAGGAATTTCCTCTGAACATCATTATTTTTGGAACCAAAAGAGCAATCCAAGTACTCCTtatgtcccaatttatatgacaGTATTTGACTAAGCAGCGgaagttaagaaataaaaaaaaagttttgAAACTTGTGCTCTAAAACAAACTTACGGGACTAGAAATCATCTTATTAAGGATATAAAGTAAaatttaaagttgaattgttactaCATATAAAAacatgtaattgattttgggaccgactaaaaaaaaaaataccacaTAAATAGAGAGTAGCAATTAACAACAATTCTTTTGAAGGGAAGAAAATCAAACAAGAAGGAAGCACGAGGAGCAAAAGGAAAGAGAAACACTGACCATAGCAACCTCGAAAGCCTCGATGGCAAGCTTCTCCATGAGGGCCTGTGTAGCTTCATAGACAATCTCATTTCTCAAACCTAAAAGAAATCATATAAATTTGTCGAGTTTTTAGAAACAAATTAAAGGACAATTTTTAGAAACAAATTAAAGGACAATAATAACAAACACCCATTACTATTGCTCTTTTGgttccaaaaagaaaaagaaaagcaaattaACTGGAGACGGCGTGGACAAGATGAATGGTATCAGCGAGACGGCAAATATGAGTGACAGCCCAATCAAAAGCGTGCTTGCTGTTAGGACCGTGATCAATAGCGATGACAATATCACGTCCACGGCGCCTCTCTCCTGTTTCTCTCTCCAATTCAGGCGGCGCCACCACTGGTATGAGCGATGGAAGCTTCACTTCTCTCCAGTTGTACTCTTCTTCCTCCATTAGTGTTTCCATTATTGTTTCTTCGGTTACCCGTCTTGATAGCGTACAGGGTATAGTTGTGTAGAGAAAGTTTTTGATAAATAGAACGGTGGTGAATGAAAAGCGGGCAGCCAATTTTGAATTACGCGTGTTGAACGTGGAAGGTCAAAGCTTTTCATGATGGCTCTGACTACTTTTCATGATGTTTAGCATATCTTATTAATCTTAAGATTTAtagacaaaatatttttcaaatttgtttgattggcttaaatattttaaaaaatactttctttatcaacttatttttttttgattggaagaaaatattttctttatcaaaaaaagagaaaatatttttcaaaattactTCTCAAGCTTCCCCACCTTATTCCATACTCTCACCCCACACCCCCACACCCACCCACCTAATCCCACCCCATGCCCTCCTCCAAAAAGGTTTTTTTTCTGTCACCACCCACCCTACTACCCCACCCCACCTcaccccacaaaaaaaaaaaattgtaatttcaaatatttgtttttttatttttctacaccacccacccccaccccccacacCCTAAATTTGGACataaaaaaatttacttttttagtaattttcaaatttttttttctgCACTCCCACTCCACCCACccgggaaaaaaaatattttttttaatatattttcagtTTTACTTTTTTCATCTTTCGGTTTACTAGTTCGATATTTtacaagttccaaagttatgagttcggaaGTTTATGTGTTTCGAAGTTtacgggtttagaaattataaaaTTTACGTGTTCGAAATTTCGCGGTTTCGAAAGTTTTGCGGTTCAGAAGTTTATAAAATTTGTGGGTTCGTAAGGTTGTTTGTTCGAAAGTTTAtgacttcatgtttattgtatcaaaattatttatgaatactcttgaaaaaatatttttcctaatTTGTGTACCaaatatcaaaaaataaataagattactacttatttttttaaaaaatattttttttaaaaatatttttcgttaTACAAAACACACCCTCAGAGAATCAGAATTTTAACATATGCTGACGACACGCTCGCGTTCAAGTGGCTTCTTTTCTTCTAGAGTACGTTTTCTCTCTTTCGCATATCTCGTATGTGTCGGAACTTCATGGCATAACCACAACTAGTAGTATGttgtataaatattaaaaaatattaattaaatttaattaTGAACAGGCTTGTCATGTACTTTATGATATTATTATTCAATGTTtagtataattatattattaataaaaaatttattaacGTATTACTTTATTTAATAGTTTTGCCTGCTGttattttttgtaatataatagaagatatatattttattattattaaaatatttattttattttatattatattctcttgttctcaataatattgtctgaattttaatgaataaatatactttttatttttttaaaaagcgaaaatgatttaaaaaaaaagaaagaaacaaagaaacTAACTAACCTAAACGAACCCTCACCCATGTTTGAGTAGTTAATTTTAGGTAGTTAATTTCTTTGTGTCTTTGTTTTTTtatcactttcttttcttttttaaaaaaaataacttttgaatCTCCAAATTTGTTGGAGCTTTGTCCTAAAAGTTGACACTTGCTATATTTTTATTGTTACACTTGAAATCGTCACATTGATTTACTTCTCCTTttctatatagatagatatagataaatTAATGAGACTTATATAGCCATCGAAAAACTTTatgttctgtatttttctttattatattatctaatatttagtattattgcattgttaatataaacttttattagcatattactttatttaaattttgtatgctactttctttttgtaatataatagaagatatatttttctttattttatattttactctactattctcaataatattttctgaataaataaattttttatttttgaaaagaaaaacaaaaattactttaaaaaccaaagaaattttgaaattggtattttttattttttgtaattttattttatttttattttaaaataattttataactccaacttgaaactactctcaATTCCTAGCAATGATACCCAAAAAAGCAAAACCTCACTAGACCGAGGCCCATTGCTATGGGGACTACACTATATAAGAGAATGACTAAAGTAATTGCCAATAGTTTTTATTGAAAGACAGGCTGGCTCTTCAAAAAGGGTGCCCTCCTAATCTCATTTTGATAGGAAGAGATATTGATTTGAatggatttttttaaaatttttgttttttattatacaatattttattttattatttcatagatatttaaattcaaaaataataaccaataactaattattaactacttgtGTCATTTAGCTTTTTTCTTGactgccacttggcttaaggagCGGTCTTTtccctctccttttaataatatatagataacattatatgaattttaatgaataaaaccTGTATTAAAATAATGAGACTTATATAGgcatcgaataacttttttgatctgtatttttctttattatattacccaatatttagtattattgcagtattaatagaaacttttattagcatattactttatataaatttttgtatgctactttctatttataatataatagaagatatatttttgtattttatattttatcatattattctcaataatattttctgaataaataaacttttttttaaaagaaaaacaaaagttaTTTAACAaaacaaagaaattttgaataggcagttttttattttttgtaatcttagttttttattttaa
Encoded proteins:
- the LOC104090868 gene encoding universal stress protein PHOS32, encoding METLMEEEEYNWREVKLPSLIPVVAPPELERETGERRRGRDIVIAIDHGPNSKHAFDWAVTHICRLADTIHLVHAVSSLRNEIVYEATQALMEKLAIEAFEVAMVKTVARIVEGDAGKVICKEAERLKPAAVVMGTRGRSLIKSVLQGSVGEHCFHHCKTAPIIIVPGKEAGEESVI